In Tripterygium wilfordii isolate XIE 37 chromosome 23, ASM1340144v1, whole genome shotgun sequence, one genomic interval encodes:
- the LOC119993720 gene encoding cationic amino acid transporter 2, vacuolar-like: MGYLVDSQKKGGGSPWSACLRSLVRRKQVDSVHARAGVGHQLARELSVLHLIAIGVGSTIGAGVYILVGTVAREHSGPALAISFLIAGIAAALSAFCYAELASRCPSAGSAYHYSYICVGEGVAWLIGWALILEYTIGGSAVARGISPNLAFLFGGEDSLPAFLARQHIPGFDIVVDPCAAILVFVVTGLLCVGIKESTFAQGVVTTLNVCAMIFVIIAGGYLGFKTGWAGYELPTGYFPFGVDGMLAGSATVFFAYIGFDSVASTAEEVKNPQKDLPLGIGLSLSICCTLYMLVSIVIVGLVPYYSMDPDTPISSAFAHHGMQWAAYIITAGAVTALCSTLMGSILPQPRILMAMARDGLLPSFFSDVNKHTQVPVKGTLVTGFVAAVLAFFMDVSQLAGMVSVGTLLAFTMVAISVLILRYVPPDEVPLPSSLQESIDSVSLRYSKSSQEINVGKPVVYVGTSKDSTLPLLGRKESAIDHPVSEKQEAQGILNEEKRRKIAGWTIMLTCIGVFLLTYSASSLGLPGLLRFTLCGVGAALLLSGLIVLTVVDQDDARHSFGHSGGFICPFVPLLPIACILINVYLLINLGAATWTRVSVWLVMGVLVYAFYGRTHSSLLDAVYVTAAQADEIYRNSGGSLA, from the exons ATGGGTTATCTTGTTGATTCACAAAAGAAGGGTGGTGGTTCCCCATGGAGTGCTTGTTTGAGGAGCTTGGTGAGGAGGAAACAGGTTGATTCTGTTCATGCTAGGGCTGGGGTTGGTCACCAATTGGCCAGGGAGTTGTCTGTTCTTCACCTAATTGCTATTG GCGTTGGCTCTACAATTGGGGCTGGAGTTTATATTCTTGTTGGAACAGTTGCTAGAGAGCATTCTGGACCAGCTCTTGCCATTTCTTTTCTAATAGCTGGAATCGCTGCTGCGCTTTCGGCCTTTTGTTATGCTGAACTCGCAAGCCGTTGCCCATCTGCCGGGAGTGCGTATCACTATTCCTACATTTGTGTTGGAGAGGG TGTTGCTTGGCTGATTGGTTGGGCTCTTATATTGGAATATACAATTGGTGGTTCTGCAGTTGCTCGTGGCATATCTCCAAATCTG GCATTTCTGTTTGGAGGTGAAGATAGTTTGCCCGCTTTTCTCGCTCGTCAACATATTCCTGGGTTTGATATTGTGGTTGATCCATGTGCTGCAATTCTAGTTTTTGTTGTCACTGGACTCCTCTGTGTGGGAATTAAGGAG AGCACATTTGCACAAGGAGTTGTCACCACATTAAATGTGTGTGCTATGATTTTCGTTATAATAGCTGGTGGCTATCTTGGGTTCAAGACTGGGTGGGCTGGATATGAACTCCCTACTGG GTACTTTCCCTTTGGAGTAGATGGGATGCTTGCTGGGTCTGCGACAGTTTTCTTTGCATACATTGGTTTCGATTCTGTTGCCAGCACTGCTGAGGAG GTGAAGAATCCTCAAAAGGATTTGCCACTGGGTATAGGACTTTCACTGTCTATTTGTTGTACATTATACATGTTGGTCTCCATTGTCATTGTCGGTTTGGTCCCATATTATTCAATGGATCCTGACACACCCATATCCTCTGCATTTGCACACCACGGGATGCAATGGGCAGC GTATATAATTACTGCAGGAGCTGTTACTGCCCTCTGCTCTACTTTAATGGGTTCAATTCTTCCTCAG CCTAGAATCCTGATGGCAATGGCTCGAGATGGATTACTTCCCTCGTTCTTTTCAGATGTCAATAAACACACACAAGTTCCAGTCAAGGGCACACTGGTGACGGGTTTTGTTGCTGCGGTCTTGGCATTTTTTATGGATGTTTCACAGTTGGCAGGGATG GTCAGTGTGGGTACACTCCTTGCATTTACTATGGTAGCGATTTCTGTATTAATACTCAGATATGTTCCTCCAGATGAGGTGCCACTTCCATCCTCGTTGCAGGAGTCAATTGATTCGGTGTCATTGCGATACAGTAAAAGTTCTCAGGAAATTAATGTGGGAAAACCTGTAGTTTATGTTGGGACTTCCAAGGACAGTACCCTACCTTTACTAGGCAGAAAGGAATCGGCAATTGACCATCCCGTCTCTGAGAAACAAGAAGCTCAAG GCATCCTAAATGAAGAGAAGAGGCGAAAAATTGCTGGTTGGACTATAATGTTAACTTGTATAGGGGTGTTTCTCCTTACCTACTCGGCTTCAAGTTTGGGCCTTCCAGG GCTTCTTCGTTTCACATTGTGTGGAGTCGGTGCTGCTCTTCTtctctctggattgattgttcTCACCGTTGTAGATCAAGATGATGCAAGGCATAGCTTTGGTCATTCAGGAG GTTTCATCTGCCCTTTTGTTCCACTTCTACCTATTGCTTGCATCCTGATCAATGTCTACCTACTAATTAATCTTGG AGCTGCGACCTGGACCCGAGTTTCCGTATGGCTAGTAATGGGGGTACTAGTTTATGCATTTTACGGCCGAACGCACAGCTCACTGCTGGATGCAGTTTATGTGACTGCAGCACAGGCTGATGAAATTTACCGCAACTCTGGAGGCTCCTTAGCCTAG
- the LOC119993587 gene encoding co-chaperone protein p23-2 has translation MSRHPEVLWAQRSDKVYLTVALPDAKDVSVKCDPQGLFSFSAVGVQGESFHFSLELYGKVKPEGCKTNVGLRNIICSIQKEEKGWWKRLLKTEEKPAPYIKVDWNKWCDEDDEESNSDWAADGDAAEDINQEEGSSDDEGMLYLPDLEKARGK, from the exons ATGAG CCGCCATCCTGAAGTTCTTTGGGCTCAGCGCTCTGACAAGGTTTACCTGACTGTTGCTCTACCGGATGCAAAAGATGTATCAGTTAAATGTGATCCTCAGGGTTTGTTTAGTTTCTCTGCTGTGGGGGTACAGGGCGAATCCTTTCACTTCAGTTTGGAACTTTATGGAAAAGTCAAACCTGAG GGTTGTAAGACTAATGTTGGGTTAAGGAACATAATATGCTCAATCCAGAAAGAAGAGAAGGGTTGGTGGAAAAGACTGCTCAAGACAGAAGAGAAACCGGCACCTTATATCAAGGTTGACTGGAACAAATGGTgcgatgaagatgatgaagagtcCAATT CTGACTGGGCCGCTGATGGAGATGCTGCTGAG GACATCAATCAGGAGGAGGGAAGCAGTGATGACGAAGGAATGCTTT ATCTTCCTGATTTGGAAAAGGCAAGAGGAAAGTAG
- the LOC119992869 gene encoding probable carboxylesterase 120, which translates to MDSSSSQNPTDKDTTAQLSKMLSIDDIYDFMNFIRHPDGTVTRKPRRHPLTSTAPDLSHPTPVLSKDVTINESNHTWARIFLPRHALDQSSSSNATLPLIVFYCDGGFVTSSADTSYCHDFCFNMSLQLSAVVVSLNYRLAPEHRLPAAYDDGVEVLNWVAKTNNEWLREHADLTKVFIMGSSAGGNIAYHVGLRVAAAGVDQFKPLKINGLILHYPYFGGAERCESELRLINSNLVSPWLSDPAWELSLPIGADRDHEYCNPMVGDGPKLLEKIKLLGWKVLLSTCDGDWAVDRQIQLANMMEEKGIRVERRIVIGDYHGDEATELPKQQKLIIALKDFIFSSIAQFPS; encoded by the coding sequence ATGGATTCTTCATCTTCCCAAAATCCCACAGATAAAGATACTACTGCACAACTCAGTAAAATGCTTTCCATCGACGACATTTATGATTTTATGAACTTCATACGCCATCCTGATGGCACAGTCACTCGTAAACCGAGGAGACATCCATTGACATCAACCGCACCTGACCTTAGCCACCCTACTCCGGTGCTCTCCAAAGACGTGACAATCAACGAATCAAACCACACTTGGGCTCGAATATTCTTGCCTCGCCATGCACTCGATCAATCTTCCTCCTCAAATGCAACACTTCCTCTCATTGTATTCTACTGTGATGGAGGGTTCGTCACTTCGTCTGCAGACACATCTTACTGTCATGACTTTTGTTTCAACATGTCTTTACAACTCTCTGCGGTGGTTGTCTCCCTCAACTACCGTCTCGCGCCGGAGCACCGCTTGCCGGCAGCCTACGACGACGGCGTGGAAGTATTGAACTGGGTCGCAAAAACAAACAATGAGTGGTTAAGAGAGCATGCCGATTTGACTAAGGTGTTCATCATGGGATCTAGTGCCGGCGGCAACATAGCTTACCATGTCGGATTACGCGTTGCGGCTGCGGGGGTTGATCAATTTAAGCCGTTGAAGATTAACGGCTTGATATTGCACTATCCATACTTCGGTGGGGCTGAGAGATGTGAATCCGAGTTGAGATTAATAAACAGCAACCTTGTGTCTCCTTGGTTAAGTGATCCAGCATGGGAACTCTCATTGCCAATCGGAGCCGATCGAGATCACGAGTACTGCAATCCGATGGTAGGGGATGGACCAAAGTTGTTGGAGAAGATCAAGTTATTGGGTTGGAAGGTATTGCTGTCTACTTGCGATGGAGATTGGGCGGTTGACCGACAAATTCAACTAGCAAACATGATGGAAGAAAAGGGTATCAGAGTGGAGAGAAGGATCGTTATTGGAGATTATCATGGTGACGAAGCCACAGAATTACCTAAGCAGCAAAAACTGATTATTGCCTTAAAAGATTTCATATTTTCTTCAATTGCCCAATTTCCTAGTTGA
- the LOC119992671 gene encoding probable carboxylesterase 120, whose protein sequence is MNYIRHTLPCITAPVHTPPPLPLHSSQGASHSTPNTKLPSNRIKRAKSRQPQFVFPNTTRKLKSSSNNKSQMAAHDHLDLTRNPDGTVTRKPSKHPVRSTAPDLSHPTPVLSKDVTINESNHTWARIIFLPRHALEEDSSSSNAPLPLIVYYCGGGFVILSAATIYCHDICFNISSQLSAVVVSLNYRLAPEHRLPAAYDDAMEVLNWISNTNDEWLREHADFTKVFIMGSSAGGNMAYHVGLRVAAAGVDQFKPLKINGLILHYPFFGGAKRSESELRLLNNHVLPPRPRHSDLLWELSLPIGADRDHEYCNPTVGEGPRLLEKMKLLGWKVLLSTCDGDLAYDRQIEVANMMEEKGIKVERRIVIGDYHGDEALDLPKQQKLIIALKDFVFSSIARLSN, encoded by the exons ATGAACTATATCCGGCACACTCTCCCGTGCATCACAGCACCGGTGCACACTCCTCCGCCACTGCCTCTTCACAGTTCACAAGGTGCTTCACATAGCACACCTAACACAAAGCTCCCCTCTAACCGCATAAAGAGAGCCAAGTCACGTCAACCACAATTTGTGTTCCCAAATACAACACGCAAGTTGAAGTCCT CTTCTAATAATAAGTCACAGATGGCTGCACAC GATCATCTAGACTTAACACGCAATCCTGATGGCACAGTCACCCGTAAACCAAGCAAACACCCAGTGAGATCAACCGCCCCTGATCTTAGCCACCCCACTCCGGTTCTCTCGAAAGACGTGACAATCAACGAATCAAATCACACTTGGGCTCGAATAATATTCTTGCCTCGTCATGCACTGGAAGAGGATTCTTCCTCCTCAAATGCTCCACTTCCCCTCATTGTATACTATTGCGGTGGAGGATTTGTCATATTGTCCGCAGCCACAATCTACTGTCATGATATTTGTTTCAACATCTCGTCACAACTGTCTGCGGTGGTTGTCTCCCTCAATTACCGCCTCGCACCGGAGCACCGCTTGCCGGCAGCCTACGACGATGCCATGGAAGTATTAAATTGGATCTCAAATACAAACGATGAGTGGTTGAGAGAGCATGCCGATTTTACCAAGGTGTTCATCATGGGATCTAGTGCGGGCGGCAACATGGCTTACCACGTCGGATTACGTGTTGCGGCTGCAGGGGTTGATCAATTTAAGCCGTTGAAGATTAACGGCCTGATACTGCACTATCCATTCTTCGGTGGTGCCAAGAGAAGTGAATCCGAGTTGAGGTTACTGAACAACCACGTTTTGCCTCCCCGCCCTCGGCACAGTGATCTATTGTGGGAACTCTCATTGCCGATCGGTGCTGACCGTGATCATGAGTACTGCAATCCAACGGTGGGGGAAGGGCCAAGGTTGTTAGAGAAGATgaagttgttgggttggaaGGTATTGTTGTCTACTTGCGACGGGGACTTGGCGTATGACCGGCAGATTGAAGTAGCAAATATGATGGAAGAAAAGGGTATCAAAGTGGAGAGAAGAATCGTTATTGGAGATTATCATGGTGATGAAGCCTTAGACTTACCTAAGCAGCAGAAACTGATTATAGCCTTAAAAGATTTCGTATTTTCTTCAATTGCTCGACTTTCTAATTGA
- the LOC119992868 gene encoding probable carboxylesterase 120, with amino-acid sequence MDSSSSQNPTDKDNAAQLLNQTLSVHDLYDNLDLTCNPDGSVTRKPSRRPLRSTSPDLSHPTPVLSKDVTINESNHTWARIFLPRHALEEESSSSNAPLPLIVFYCGGGFVKLSAATTVCHDLCFNISSQLSAVVVSLNYRLAPEHRLPAAYDDAVELLYWISNTNDEWLSQHADFTKVFIMGSSSGGNMAYHVGLRVAAAGVDQFKPLKINGLILHYPFFGGAKRSESELRLMNCHVLPPRVSDLLWELSLPIGADRDHEYCNPTVGDGPKLLEKIKSLGWKVLLSTCDGDVAFDRQIEIANMMEEKGIKVERRIVMGDYHGDEALDLPKQQKFIIALKDFIFSSIAQLSN; translated from the coding sequence ATGGATTCTTCATCTTCCCAAAATCCCACAGATAAAGATAATGCTGCACAACTACTCAATCAAACGCTTTCTGTCCACGATCTTTATGATAATCTGGACTTAACCTGCAATCCTGATGGCTCAGTCACCCGTAAACCAAGCAGACGCCCATTGAGATCAACCTCACCTGATCTTAGCCACCCCACTCCGGTACTCTCCAAAGATGTGACAATCAACGAATCAAACCACACTTGGGCTCGAATATTCTTGCCTCGTCATGCACTGGAAGAAGAATCTTCCTCCTCAAATGCTCCACTTCCTCTCATTGTATTCTACTGTGGTGGAGGATTTGTCAAATTGTCTGCTGCCACAACCGTTTGTCATGATCTTTGTTTCAACATCTCGTCACAACTGTCTGCGGTTGTTGTCTCCCTCAATTACCGTCTCGCACCGGAGCACCGTTTGCCGGCAGCATACGACGACGCCGTTGAATTATTGTATTGGATCTCAAATACAAACGATGAGTGGTTGAGCCAGCATGCCGATTTTACCAAGGTGTTCATCATGGGATCTAGTTCAGGCGGCAACATGGCTTACCATGTCGGATTACGTGTTGCGGCTGCAGGAGTGGATCAATTTAAGCCGTTGAAGATCAACGGCCTAATACTGCACTATCCATTCTTCGGTGGTGCGAAGAGAAGTGAATCAGAATTGAGGTTAATGAACTGCCATGTTTTGCCTCCACGGGTTAGTGATCTATTGTGGGAACTCTCATTGCCGATCGGTGCTGACCGTGATCACGAGTACTGCAATCCGACGGTGGGAGATGGGCCAAAGTTGTTGGAGAAGATCAAGTCTTTGGGTTGGAAGGTATTGTTGTCTACTTGCGATGGGGATGTGGCGTTTGACCGGCAGATTGAAATAGCAAACATGATGGAAGAAAAGGGTATCAAGGTGGAGAGGAGGATCGTTATGGGAGATTATCATGGTGATGAAGCCTTAGACTTACCTAAGCAGCAGAAATTCATTATAGCCTTAAAAGATTTCatattttcttcaattgctcaactttctaaTTGA
- the LOC119992672 gene encoding probable carboxylesterase 120: MNSSSSQNRTDEDNSAQLNQTLSIDDPYDLFDLTRHPDGTVTRKPRRHKMPIGADRDHEYCNPMVGDGPKLLEKIKLLGWKVLLSTCDGDWAVDRQIQLANMMEEKGIRVERRIVIGDYHGDEATELPKQQKLIIALKDFIFSSIAQFPS, translated from the coding sequence ATGAATTCTTCATCTTCCCAAAATCGCACAGATGAAGACAATTCCGCACAACTCAATCAAACGCTTTCCATCGACGATCCTTATGATCTTTTCGACTTAACACGACATCCTGATGGCACTGTCACTCGTAAACCAAGGAGGCATAAGATGCCAATTGGAGCTGATCGAGATCACGAGTACTGCAATCCGATGGTAGGGGATGGACCAAAGTTGTTGGAGAAGATCAAGTTATTGGGTTGGAAGGTGTTGCTGTCTACTTGCGACGGAGATTGGGCGGTTGACCGACAAATTCAACTAGCAAACATGATGGAAGAAAAGGGTATCAGAGTGGAGAGAAGGATCGTTATTGGAGATTATCATGGTGACGAAGCCACAGAATTACCTAAGCAGCAAAAACTGATTATTGCCTTAAAAGATTTCATATTTTCTTCAATTGCCCAATTTCCTAGTTGA
- the LOC119992870 gene encoding probable carboxylesterase 120 has product MDSSSSQNPTDTENAAQLNQTLSIPDPYDHLDLTRNPDGTVTRKPSKHPVRSTAPDLSHPTPVLSKDVTINESNHTWARIFLPRHALEEDSSSSNAPLPLIVYYCGGGFVILSAATIYCHDICFNISSQLSAVVVSLNYRLAPEHRLPAAYDDAMEVLNWISHTNDEWLREHADFTKVFIMGSSAGGNIAYHVGLRVAAAGVDQFKPLKINGLILHYPFFGGAKRSESELRLLNNHVLPPRPRHSDLLWELSLPIGADRDHEYCNPTVGEGPRLLEKMKLLGWKVLLSTCDGDLAYDRQIEVANMMEEKGIKVERRIVIGDYHGDEALDLPKQQKFIIALKDFIFSSIA; this is encoded by the coding sequence ATGGATTCTTCATCTTCCCAAAATCCCACAGATACAGAGAACGCTGCACAACTCAATCAAACGCTTTCCATCCCCGATCCTTATGATCATCTAGACTTAACACGCAATCCTGATGGCACAGTCACCCGTAAACCAAGCAAACACCCAGTGAGATCAACCGCCCCTGATCTTAGCCATCCCACTCCGGTTCTCTCGAAAGACGTGACAATCAACGAATCAAATCACACTTGGGCTCGAATATTCTTGCCTCGTCATGCACTGGAAGAGGATTCTTCCTCCTCAAATGCTCCACTTCCCCTCATTGTATACTATTGCGGTGGAGGATTTGTCATATTGTCCGCAGCCACAATCTACTGTCATGATATTTGTTTCAACATCTCGTCACAACTGTCTGCGGTGGTTGTCTCCCTCAATTACCGCCTCGCACCGGAGCACCGCTTGCCGGCAGCCTACGACGATGCCATGGAAGTATTGAATTGGATCTCACATACAAACGATGAGTGGTTGAGAGAGCATGCCGATTTTACCAAGGTGTTCATCATGGGATCTAGTGCGGGCGGCAACATTGCTTACCACGTCGGATTACGTGTTGCGGCTGCAGGGGTTGATCAATTTAAGCCGTTGAAGATTAACGGCCTGATACTGCACTATCCATTCTTCGGTGGTGCCAAGAGAAGTGAATCCGAGTTGAGGTTACTGAACAACCACGTTTTGCCTCCCCGCCCTCGGCACAGTGATCTATTGTGGGAACTCTCATTGCCGATCGGTGCTGACCGTGATCATGAGTACTGCAATCCAACGGTGGGGGAAGGGCCAAGGTTGTTAGAGAAGATgaagttgttgggttggaaGGTATTGTTGTCTACTTGCGACGGGGACTTGGCGTATGACCGGCAGATTGAAGTAGCAAATATGATGGAAGAAAAGGGTATCAAAGTGGAGAGAAGAATCGTCATTGGAGATTATCATGGTGATGAAGCCTTAGACTTACCTAAGCAGCAGAAATTCATTATAGCCTTAAAAGATTTCatattttcttcaattgcttGA
- the LOC119993845 gene encoding probable carboxylesterase 120 yields the protein MDFSSSQNRTDEDNCAQLNQTLSINDPYDLFDLTRHPDGTVTRKPSRHPLRSTAPDLSHPTPVLSKDVTINETNHTRVRIFLPRHALEEDSSSSNAPLPLIVYYCGGGFVILSAATTYCHDICFNMSLQLSAVVVSLSYRLAPEHRLPAAYDDAVEALNWVSNTNDEWLREHADFTKVFIMGSSSGGNIAYHVGLRVAAAGVDRFKPLKINGLILHYPYFGGAKRCESELRLINNHLMPPWLSDPAWELSLPIGADQDHEYCNPMVGDGPKLLEKIKLLGWKVLLSTCDGDWAFDRQIQVANMMEEKGIKVERRIVIGDYHGDEATELPKQQKLIIALKDFVFSSIAQLSS from the coding sequence ATGGATTTTTCATCTTCCCAAAATCGCACAGATGAAGACAATTGTGCACAACTCAACCAAACGCTTTCCATCAATGATCCTTATGATCTTTTCGACTTAACACGCCATCCTGATGGCACTGTCACGCGTAAACCAAGCAGACATCCATTGAGATCAACCGCACCTGACCTTAGCCACCCCACTCCGGTACTCTCCAAAGACGTGACAATCAACGAAACAAACCACACTCGGGTTCGAATATTCTTGCCTCGCCATGCACTGGAAGAGGATTCTTCCTCCTCAAATGCTCCACTTCCTCTCATTGTATATTATTGTGGTGGAGGGTTTGTCATATTGTCCGCAGCCACAACATACTGTCATGATATTTGTTTCAACATGTCATTACAACTGTCTGCGGTTGTTGTCTCCCTCAGTTACCGTCTGGCACCGGAGCACCGCTTGCCGGCAGCCTACGATGACGCCGTGGAAGCACTGAACTGGGTCTCAAATACAAACGATGAGTGGTTGAGAGAGCACGCCGATTTTACCAAGGTGTTCATCATGGGATCTAGTTCGGGCGGCAACATAGCTTACCATGTCGGATTACGTGTTGCGGCTGCAGGAGTCGATCGATTTAAGCCGTTGAAGATTAACGGCTTGATATTGCACTATCCGTATTTCGGTGGGGCTAAGAGATGTGAATCCGAATTGAGGTTAATAAACAACCATCTTATGCCTCCCTGGTTAAGTGATCCAGCATGGGAACTCTCATTGCCAATTGGAGCAGACCAAGATCACGAGTACTGCAATCCGATGGTGGGGGATGGGccaaaattgttggagaagaTCAAGTTATTGGGTTGGAAGGTATTGCTGTCTACTTGCGATGGGGATTGGGCGTTTGATCGGCAAATTCAAGTAGCAAACATGATGGAAGAAAAGGGGATCAAGGTGGAGAGGAGGATCGTTATAGGAGATTACCATGGTGACGAAGCCACAGAATTACCTAAGCAGCAAAAACTGATCATTGCTTTAAAAGATTTCGTATTTTcttcaattgctcaactttctagCTAG
- the LOC119993458 gene encoding probable carboxylesterase 120, which translates to MDSSSSQNHTNEHNAAQLNQKLSIDDPYGHVDLARHPDGTVVRKPSRHPLRSTTPDLSHPTPVLSKDVTINESNHTWARIFLPRHALEEESSSSNAPLPLIVYYCGGGFVILSADTIYCHDICFNMSLELSAVVVSLNYRLAPEHRLPAAYDDAVEALNWVANTNDEWLKKHTDLTKVFIMGSSSGGNIAYHVGLRVAAAGVDQFKPLKINGLILHYPFFGGAKRSESELRLMNCHVLSPRLSDLFWELSLPIGADRDHEYCNPTVGDGSKLLEKIKSFGWKVLLSTCDGDVAFDRQIEVANMMEEKGIKVERRIIIGDYHGDEALDLPKQQKLIIALKDFVFSSIAQLSN; encoded by the coding sequence ATGGATTCTTCATCTTCCCAAAATCACACAAATGAACACAATGCTGCACAACTCAATCAAAAGCTTTCCATTGACGATCCTTATGGTCATGTAGACTTAGCACGCCATCCTGATGGCACAGTCGTCCGTAAACCGAGCAGACATCCATTGAGATCAACCACACCTGATCTTAGCCACCCCACCCCTGTACTCTCCAAAGACGTGACAATCAACGAATCAAATCACACTTGGGCTCGAATATTCTTGCCTCGTCATGCACTGGAAGAGGAATCTTCCTCCTCAAATGCACCACTTCCTCTCATTGTATACTATTGCGGTGGAGGATTTGTCATATTGTCAGCAGACACAATATACTGTCATGATATTTGTTTCAACATGTCGTTAGAACTCTCTGCAGTTGTTGTCTCCCTCAATTACCGTCTCGCACCGGAGCACCGCTTGCCGGCAGCCTACGACGACGCGGTGGAAGCATTGAACTGGGTCGCAAATACGAACGATGAGTGGTTGAAAAAGCATACCGATTTGACTAAGGTGTTCATCATGGGATCTAGTTCGGGCGGCAACATAGCTTACCATGTCGGATTACGTGTTGCAGCTGCAGGAGTTGATCAATTTAAGCCGTTGAAGATCAACGGCCTGATACTGCACTATCCATTCTTCGGTGGTGCGAAGAGAAGTGAATCTGAGTTGAGGTTAATGAACTGCCACGTTTTGTCTCCTCGGTTAAGTGATCTGTTCTGGGAACTCTCATTGCCGATCGGCGCTGACCGCGATCACGAGTACTGCAATCCAACAGTGGGGGATGGGTCAAAGTTATTAGAGAAGATCAAGTCTTTTGGTTGGAAGGTATTGCTGTCTACTTGCGATGGAGATGTGGCGTTTGACCGGCAGATTGAAGTAGCAAACATGATGGAAGAAAAGGGGATCAAGGTGGAGAGGAGGATCATTATTGGAGATTATCATGGTGACGAAGCCTTAGACTTACCTAAGCAGCAGAAACTGATTATAGCCTTAAAAGATTTCGTATTTTcttcaattgctcaactttctaaTTGA